The nucleotide sequence TTTTCCGGCTCATTGTTGATATTTCCTTATCCCATCCCGAAACAGGTAGCGGATTAGACAGAGATCGGTGCTCATATCTGACCAATTTAATAAAGCATCTCAATTCAGATATATTCTAAAAACATATGGAGACAGTCTGGAAGAAAGATACATCACATTTGTTTCAGCGATCACATCATGAACATATATGGTTCGTACCGAATCTTCATTTTCATCAGGTTCACTATACGTAAACCGCCAGGATTGCATAACATCAAATTGTTCTCCATTCCAATTTAATCGATGCAAAAAAGGCTGCTGCGCTATGTACAAAGATCCATTTTCCATTAAAAATAGACCTTCAAAAAAAAGATTCACTCTATAAATATCATTCTCACTGCCTCTGACAGGCCTAACGGGCGGATTTTCAAACTCATTGAATGTTTCAGATTTAAGAACAAGGGTCAAAATATGTTTAAGTGTTTTATCAAAAATAAAAACATAGGGAAGACCTGTGTATCCAAAAGCAATCAGTTCATTATGATTGGCCGTTATCTTGTATAAATTGTATGCAAATGGTTGCATCCCATTTGGGATAAGTCGTGGTACGAATGTTCCCTTTTGGTTAAATGGCGCATTTGCATCACGTATTTCAATTAAATATTCACTTGAAAGGTCAGATGGTAAATATAGATATACATCATCGACCGCCATATTATTTTCAGGCCATGTGAACTGAGCATCTAAGGAGTTTTTGAAATTAAGATTATAATCATATACAAAGACTCTCTGATTTCCGACATCCATTGAATAAATAGAGTGATTATTCTTATTTAATGATCTGAGATTTCTAAACTCCCCGGGCCCTCGTCCTTCCCGACCTACCTTTCTAATCCATACCCCGCTTTTATTCATTACCCAAATATTGTTATGGCGCTGTGCTGCCACATATACCTTGTCACCAATCGCAATCATCCCATTAACACCATACAAGTCTAAAGGAAATGGAAAATCCTCAATACTTTCCATTCCCAGGATATTCTGTTCATCTATATGTAGCGAGTCAGCATTACTCTTATCGAGATCGATGAGTTGTACCGGTGCTCCCCCCAATAATGAGTTCAGATATTCATTTTCTGTTTCCCGAACTAATTCATTTTCAGTCTGTACTTTTTTACATCCGGCAAATGTACAGATCCAAATTGCAATTACAAGTAAAACCTGGAATGATGTTTTTATTTTCATCAGGAAAATCATCATTTATGCGAGTGCTGAATGTTTTTTAAACTTGGTGACACTATATTGTACCACCAAGAAACGGAAAGTTCACATTAAGCTGCACCGAGTCCAGAACATAGTTCCGACCCACCACAAAATGTGCCATCATATTGACCTTGCCCGGAATAAATCGGTGAGCAACCACTGGGTGATCCCGTACAGTCATCCCCACAAATTTGGTAACCCCAGTGATTTTCATATTGACTAAAAATGATTTGGCATCCTCCGCAATAATGTTCAACACCAAAACATGTATCACTGCTACCGGCCATAATCATTTTCATTTCATTCCTGCTTAAGATTTGCAATGAATTCATATGTACTCCGTTTCATTAATGTTTAATATTACCTGTTTTACTCCGGCAAATCTGAGATCAGGTACAGGTTTTAAAACCTGTTGTTTGATTGCTCAAACACTCATTCACTTCTCTGAAATTTTTGCATTTCCAGAATGTACTTTCTTCCTTTTCAAGCTATTGTGATTCGCTAATTCATCCGTCAAGCCAGGAATCAATACTGCCAGATCCTTCACCCGGGAGCTGCTGACGGCCTAATTCCGTACATGAATGTTGATAAGATTCAAAGATCATGGCAACAGCCTGTAGCGAGCCAGATCCATTAGAGGCTTTCAAGTTGTTCTTTCATTGTATCACGCTGACACATTAATAAATTTACAGATAAGATTAACCCACAATATATTGTGGATTAAATAGTGACATTATTTTACTATTTTGTTGTGCTATTCGATTATCGAATTGGTTTAGAGTCCATTTTCGCAACTTTCCCTGCCCTCAGTCCCGGACCGGCCCCAATCCGCTTTATGTGGCCTTTGGCATTCAACGATTAAAGCATCACCGCAGAGGCGCAAAGGCCACAGAGTTTTTTATGGGGCTTCATGGTTAGATTTGAGGGGTTGCCACTGAAGCACGGAGATAGGATGATTTTTTTCCACTGTGTTTCACTTCGCGCGGAACAGATAAGCCGTAGCAATAATCAATCTCCACGATCTAATGTACACGCAAGTGGTTTTGGCGAATAGTCACCGCTGAGGCACCAAGGACGCGGAGAGTTATGCACAAGGCAGAGTCGATGGATCAAATCTAAGTGTTGACAGTAATGTTATTGCCGCTGCAACGGCTTTCTTAAACCTTACTATCACAAGGGCCAAATGAATTGAAAAATCATACCCGTGCTGCGTTTCAGATAATAGGCGTGCTCTCCATCCGGAGAGACTGTAAACCCTTCCATAAATCCATGAGCGTCAGGTGTAATTCCCTCCACTTTAATCAGATCAATCCTGGTTCCATCTTCGGGAACCCAGGCTATGGTAAAAGGCTGATCGTCCGGCATATTCAGTTGAAGTGCAACCCCGCCTTCCCGGGCATCCATAGCCCGGGCATAGATGAAAAGCCTTGGTTTACCATCCGAGTCAATCCCCCGGTTGTGATCTGAGATCCGATCGAATAGATGTTTCTGGGCTGGTATATTCAGTTCCATTTCCCAAACGTGTTCTCCGGTATGTGTGTATTTCTCAAGTATGCCGGTTGTCTGTTGAAGGGAGTAGATCGCATCAGAACTGCTGCTTAACAGTACCATGTTTAACATAACTTCCGGAATTTCTCCCCCGGATAAAGCCTCTGTAACATCCCGATTGTTGTATTCCGGTTCAGCTTTACCAACAGCTTTTCCGGCATAGGTTACATCTCCGTTGATTCGATCTGCAATGGCAAAAAGAGACCCCTTGCGGCCGCCGGTTGGTATAATTAGTTTTTTTGATGATAGTGCATCCAGCGTAATCGGGATATTGAATTCTGATTCGGAATGTATGGGATTCTCATTTAACAACTCTTCATCAATCAACCCGCCCAGGTGGTCAAAGGTTAAAAATTTAAAACTGTTGTAGTCATACACCAGGTATTCATCTTTAAAAGGCCAGAATCCTGCAATCGATTGAAGCTCACCAGGTCCCCGGCCTCTTTTTCCAAATGATAACAGACGTTTTCCCTCTGCATCTACTTTGATGATCTGATTGTGTGCCCCATCAACAATAAACAGGCCATCGACAGCAGCTTTCATATCAATGGGACTGCCAATAAAGGGGGCATCCTCAAGGCTCAAAAATACCTGAGCAGAATTGACCGGATACTCACGTAAAGATGTTTTCTCAGCACTCCTATCCTGTATACAGCCGATCAGTAGAAATCCTATACTTATAGCCAGCAGAATTGCCACGGAAGCACGGAGAAAAGATGAATAATTCTCCCCCTTCCGTGTTTCTGTGGCTAACCCATTGTGCCCCGATCTCATTGAGTAACTTTGATTGAAGAGGAGGAAGAGAGAGGGCATGGGATGGAATGCAGGTTGTAATGCAAGATTTTACTGGACTTAAATACGAAATCGGATTCTTGGGTGCAACCTTTTTTAACACCGCGGAGAAGCAGAGTACGCAAAGTTTTGTAAGGGAGGCTTTGATTCTGGTTCTTACAGGTAGATGGGTTGCCACGGAGGCACAGAGGGTAAATAAAAGAGAGTTCGAATAAAAATGAGTGACATTATCGAAAAATATTTTCCGCTCAGATCAAAAACAAAGCTCATCATTGAAACGGGAATTGAGATCCATAGAAAACTGGGCAGTGGTTTTCTAGAAATTGTATATAAGGATGCATTTGAATATGAGTTCAATTCACAGAACATTCCTTTTGAGCGAGAAAGAAAGTACCAGATCCGATACAAGAGTACCATTCTTCCGCACAAGTTTTATGCTGATTTCGTGGTATTTGATAAAGTGATCCTGGAAATAAAAGCTAAAGAAGACATAGCACCTGAAGACATGGCACAAACCATCAATTATCTGAAATGTTCAGGATGCAAAGTGGGTCTCATTCTGAACTTCGGTAAGAGTAGGTTGGACATCAAACGAGTAGTATTTTAGAGCCTTTAAAAAATCAGGGTTGCCACACCTCATATGGATCTGCGAGAGGCACGGAGAAAAGATAAATAATACTCCTCATTCCGTGCCTCCGTGGCATCAACTGAATCTGATTAATTGCTCAGATTTCTTATTCCAAGACTAAAACCTTCACTATCCCGGTGGCTCTCTGCCTGTGCATTGATCATGAACGCCTCCCGCACGTCGTCGATGTCGGTCAGGCCGGTTTGGATGAGGCTGCGTTTGAGCAGGAGGCGGTCGGAGAAGCCGGGGAGCAGAATTTGCGGGTGGTACATCCAGAAGCGCTCTTCCGTGGTTTCGGAGGCCGCCCGGGCCAGGTTGGTGGTGCAGGTGCTGGTAAGCGTATGATAGAACTCCGGGTTTTCACGCAGCCCGTTGGCCCGCTCCAGCATGGAAAGAAACAGGTTGGTCAGGCTCGCCCGGCCGATCTCAATCGGGTAGAGATAGACGGTATTCCCCCGGTAGTTGGCCCGCAGGTTGATCACGTCCCGCTCGTCCGCAATCACATACATCAGCTCATACTCCCGCATCATACCGCTGAGCGGGTGGTAGCTCTCCCCCAATTCTTTACGTATTTCTACGGAGATGGCTATGTACGTACTGTCCGCAAAACCGAATGATAGCAGCGTGTGCGCGAACCCCGGAAACCCCTCCAGCTTCTCCACCATATAATCCAGCGAAACCAGGTCGCCCAGGCTCACCGTGCGGTCGTAGTGCGAAACAACATAGTCGTCCGGGCTCCGATAACGGCTGTTGCGGATATTGCGGATGGTTACCGAATCCGAATCGGCATCAGCGGCGAACTCCGCATAGGCCAGGATCTGCTGGTCGGGACTCCACTCGCGGTCGTTCGAAGCTGTTTTCGTCAGAACGGTAACGACCAGAACCAAAGGGACAACCAGCAGCAGGGTCAGGAGAATATGTCGGAATCGAATCTTGCGCAAATCTTTTGATGGACGATGAGTGATGAGTAATGTAAGATCTTATAAAAAAAGATAACCAAATACTCTGAGGCCTTAGCCCCGAGGCTTCGGGGCGGTGATTATTTTACATCAGAGGCGCACAGAGCGCTGAGGACTACTAAAGGTCTAAACAGGGATTATGACTATCAAAATTTCTCATGGGCCTGAATTAACCACCCCCAGCCCCTCCTTAAAAAGGAGGGGAGATTTCAAATCCATTTTCTTTCTCATAACACATCCAATAAAAACATTCCTCCTCCGCGGCCTTTGCGCCTCTGCGGTGATTTTTTTTACCGCAGAGACCCGGAGTACGCTAAGGTTTATAATCAAATGGCACCATGTCGGCCATGCGGCGGGTGGCCCAGTAGAGCTCGATTCCCACCGAGGAGAGGTCGGCCAGCGTACCGTCGGGCATCACAAAGAAAACCTGATCTTGCCGCAGAGGCACCAGCCTGGCCCGTTCACGGGTATCGTTCAAATACTCTTCACGGCCTATCAGTACATCGACAGGCTCCCTCAACACAAATCCCTTTACACCCTGCACTGCCAGCGATTGATCCAGCCCGTGCGACCTCAGGGTTGAAATCAGCCTGTTCCGCCCCACCGAATAGATCCGGGTCTCCCGCTGCGTATTCATGCGAACAAGCTCAAACTGGTTTTGCGACAGCTCCCCCTCATAGAGGCTCAGTAAAAAATGGCGTAGCGATCCTTCGAACGCATTTTCCCGGGCACGGCGCCATCTCCTTGCCTGACGGCCCGATTCTGTCTCCATCTCTTCAAACCGCACCGTAACGCGATACTGGCCGGTACCTTCAAAGAGATTCCAGGAAAAATCGTCCAGGTCGGCTGTGAGCTCATACCCCAGGGCATGATTCAGAATACGGACCGGTTCCTCTGCCGAAGCAACCAGTTCGCCGTCATCGTTGCGATCAAAATCGATCATCCATCGGTTCTCAATTTCTGCATCGGAGGCATTCGACGTTGTGCCCAGGAACTCTTCCTTGAATTGTGCAAAGTTGCGCAGCCACTCCGAGTTGTCGGCCCGGACCTCCACCTCGCCCAGTTCCACCGGATCCTCCGTCATCTCCGCATTAAACTGAAGCGTTCCCGAATCCTCCCGTATGGAGATGGACCGTTTTTGCATCTCAAATCCGATCATACTGAAAACCAGTTCAAAATTGCCCGTGAGCGGAGTGCGGAACGAATAGCGGCCGTCTTCATCAGTGGCATCGCCCTGCGTGGTGAAGGAGAGGTAAACATTCACCCCCTGAAGCGGCTCACCGGTTGCCTCATCCACCACCAGTCCGGTGATATGGGTAACTCCCTCCTCGGCATCCTGCGCCGTTCCCCGTTCCGAAATAGCGATCAGCACGATAAAAACGAAAAGCACTGTCAGGATGTACCGGATATCTTTTACCACATATATCATGTTGATTCTTATTTACAAATCCTATTTACGTTAATGATAGTAATCAATTTCTTAATGCGTCTCAAGGTTTATGTTGGGAGTGTCTGGAGTTTGGAGTTTGGAGTTAGGAGTTGGGAGTTAGGAGTTATCGAGTATTGAGATAGGTTCAATAATCGCATATCACAAGTCGCCAGTCACAAGTCGCCACTCGAACTCCTCCCGTCAGATGGTTGACGTCTGAAATTTCACTTTTCCCTGTCACATTGATATCCTGTCCTCCTGATATACTGTAAAGCGGCGCCGGAAAGTCTTAGCTCCAATCGGTATCAGGATGCGCCGCCCCTGTATTAACGTGCCATTGTCATCCCGACCAAGTGATCCGTCAGCCGACGGAGAGCGCGTGGAGAGATCTCCGAGCGCGGCAAAGGGGAGAATTGGCCAATGCCTGTCCAAATGCACAATTTGGGGATGTCTCCTAACCCCCGCGCTTTCCGCGACTCCGCGGTTCCAAAAGGGTTAACCGCAAAGGGCGCCAAGATACCTAATGAACACACCCCTAAATCCCCTCTTCCCATCGGGATCCCTACGAGGCAAGAGGGGACTTTTCACTTTTGCCTTTTCACTTTTCAACCCATTTTCATAACCTTTGGCAGTATACAATTACGAATACCACTTCCATGCCCAAATACTTATCACTGATCTTATCATCTCTCCTGCTCATCGCAGTTGTATGGCTGCTCAGCATGCCGCTGGGTCCTCTGCCGCCTGCAGGATCTTTTTTCCATCCGGTTCAGGGTTTCTGGGCCAATGCGGAAACGCAGCCTGTCACCGGACTCATTGAATTCCCGGAGTCCGCGGTTTCTGCTCCCGTTGAGGTGTACTATGATGAGCGCGGGGTCCCACACATCTTCGCTGAAAACGATGAGGATCTCTATTTTGCACAGGGCTATGTAACCGCGCGCGACAGGCTCTTCCAGATGGAGCTGCAGATCCGCGGTGCCGGCGGCATGCTGGCCGAATGGCTCGGACCGGACCTGGTTGAGTACGACCGAAACCAGCGACGTCTGGGCATGCTTTACGGTGCGGAAAGCGCCATGGAGGAGATCGGCAACCATCCCGAAATCGCCTCCGCCATTCAAGCCTATGCGGACGGTGTAAACGCCTTCATCAGCTCGCTTCGGTATGAGACTTACCCCATCGAGTACAAGCTCCTGAATGTGGAGCCGGCGGAATGGCGGCCTTTGAATACCGCCCTTCTGCTAAAATACATGACCCAGATGCTGGCCGCACGCAACAGCGATGTAGCCACCAGCAACACCCTGGCACGTTTCGGAGAGGAGTTTGTTGACAATTATCTGAGCGAGCGGCCTGATTTGATGGACCCTATCATTCCTCCGGATACTCCGTGGAATTTCAACCCTGTACCTGACATCCCCGTTGCCCCCGACACCCTGTACCAACCCTCGTTCAGCGATCCCATAGAGCTGTGGCAGCCCGATCGTCTCAACGGCAGCAACAACTGGGTGGTAGACGGATCCAAAACAGCGGGCGGCTACCCGATTCTGTCAAACGACATGCACCTGAATATGAGCATGCCGTCTATCTGGTACGAAGTCCAGCTGCAGACGCCCGATCACAACGCTTACGGTGTGAGCCTGCAGGGCACACCCACCATCATCGTGGGCTTTAATGAACGCATCGCATGGGGATCCACCAACACCGGCGCCGATGTGATGGACTGGTATGAAATTACGTTTCGTGATGAAAACCGTTCTGAATACCTTCATGATGGGGAGTGGAAGCCCGTGGAATCCCGTCTTGAGATTATTCAGGTAAACGGAGCGGAAGCCGTTATCGATACCCTGCTTTTCACCCACCACGGGCCGGTGTACCAGACCCGCGAGCCGCTGCCGCCCGGACGCACCATTCAGCGCGACCATGCCCTGCGTTGGATCGGGCATGACCCCTCGAACGAACTGCTGACCTTTTACAAACTGAACCGGGCCGAAAACTATGAGGACTTTCACGAAGCGTTCCGAACGTACAAGGCACCGGCACAAAACATGAACTTTGCATCGGTCGAGGGCGATATCGCCATGCAGACCGGCGGTGTTTTTCCCCTTAAATGGCGACACCAGGGGCGCACGGTGGGCGACGGGTCCGACCCACGCTACGACTGGCACGGGTTTGTACCGTACGACCACAATCCGCGCGCGCTGAATCCGGATCGCGGCTATCTGAGCGCTGCCAACCAATTTCCAGCAGCCGAATCCTATCCTTACTACCTGGGAGATGATTTCGCCCCGTTTGAGCGCGGCCGCCGCATAAACGACCTGCTGGCGGAGATGGACGAGATTACGGTTGATGACTTCCGAGAAATGCTGATGGACTCCTACAGCTACCATGCGGAGCTTGCTCTTCCGGTGATGCTGGAAGCCCTCATGGAGTCCGTAGAAACTGTCGAAAACCTGCCCATGGCCGGGCTGCTTGATCAGCTGGCTTCCTGGGACTTCATGAACCACGGGGATGAAATTGAGCCCTCTGTCTTCTATATCTGGTGGGGACATCTGTACGATGCGATCTGGGGCAGCAAATATGATCTGGAACACGCCATGCGCCGGCCCGACCGCGACATAACCGCGGATCTGCTGGTGCAGAATCCCGAATCGGTCTTGTTTGATGATCCGTCAACGGATAGCAGGGAATCATTGGCAGACCTGGCTCATTCCTCCTACCGCGAGGCCATTCGGGAACTGCGCAACCGCTACGGGGATGATCCCCAAAGCTGGCAGTGGAGCCGCGTGAACAACACGACACTGAATCACATTGCACAGATCAACGGCTTTGAAATCCCGGATCTGTCGACCGACGGGGGCCGCGAGTCGATCAACGCGATACGCGGCAGCCACGGGCCCTCCTGGCGAATGGTGGTGGAGCTGGATCCGGAAGGCGTTCGGGGGTACGGCGTCTACCCCGGCGGACAGAGCGGCAATCCGGGTTCCAGGGCATACGACCAGTTCGTGGAAACCTGGCGAACCGGAGAGCTGTACGAACTCGATTTCATGAGGGAAAAACCGGTTAATAATGAAGGATATGAACTTGTGATCCGGTTTGAGTGAGATGATTCATTTTAAAAGTTTCACCCTGAGTATTTCTCGCAGATTTACGCAGAGTTGTGCGCGGATTTCCGCAGATTTCTGCGAGACTCTGCGGTTCATCTGCGCAAATTTGCGAGAAACACCCTGCGACAACCCACAAAATGCCCAAATCAAGTTTCAACATACCGCCCAGCACAACAAACCCCTCCGGTGAGGAGCGGACGGTGGGCTATGAATTTGAATTTACCGGCGTGGAGATGCCGGAGGCGGGCGGCATCATACAGTCGCTCTACGGCGGCAAGCTGAGAGAGATCAGCACCTATGAATACGCCGTGGAAGAATCGCGGTTCGGCACCTTCAAGCTGGAGCTGGATGCACAGCTGTTCAGGGAGAAGAAGTATGAGAAAGTGCTGAAATCGGTGGGCGTGGATCTGGCATCTTTCAAAAACATCGACTCTATCGAGGACGCGCTGAAGGATCTCGCCTCTTCGGTGGTTCCCTTTGAGATCATCACCCCGCCCATGCCCCTTTCCGATATGGATGAACTGAACCTTCTTGTTGACCGCTTGCGGGAGATGAAAGCCAAGGGCACCGGAAGCTCCTTCATCTATGCGTTTGGCATGCACATCAATCCGGAAGCACCGGAGCTGAGCGCAGGCAGCATCCTTAACCATCTAAGAGCCTACGTACTGCTAGATCCATGGATCCGGAAAGATGCGGCTATCAATATGAGCCGCAAAATCACGCCCTATATCAACTCTTTTGAAGAGGATTATATTGACCACATTCTTCAGCCTGACTATCAGCCCGGTATGGATCAGCTGATCCGCGACTACATCGGATTCGGCAACAGCCGGAATCGCGCGCTCGACCTGTTGCCGCTTTTCATGCATATCGATGACATACTGACCTCATCACTGATTGAGGAAACGCTAACCAGGTCAAGGCCAACCTACCACTACCGTCTGCCAAACTGCTCACTTGAAGATCCCGAATGGAGCATTGCATCGGAGTGGAACCGATGGGTTTTCGTGGAAACCATGGCTGCGGATAAGAAGATGCTGGACCGTTACAGCCGCGCACGGCTCCGCCTCAAGCGGGAATCGATGGTCCGTTTTGAACACAAGTGGCTTCAACTGATGACCCGATGGGCACATGAAATCCATTGAGAGCAAACCCCTTATCGGAATCACAGGACCCGATCACGGCGGCGGTGCGGCCTGGTTTTTCACAGCCGTCTCGGTAATTCTGGCCGGCGGGCTTCCCGAGCGAATCACACCCTCTCGGCCGGCCGATCCGGAACGTCTTGACGGCCTGATCCTGGGAGGCGGAGCCGACGTGGAGCCCAAAAAATATGGCCAGGAACTCCTGGAAAAAGCGGTATTGGTTAAAAACAGACGAACGGTTTTTGAATGGCTGCTCTCCATTCTCTTCTTTCCGGTCTACTGGATCATACGCTATTTTCGCCATACCAAATCGGCTGCCATTGATCTTGAACGCGACGCCCTCGAACTGACCCTGCTGGAGGACGCTCTTGAAAAAGGCAAGCCGGTTCTGGGCATATGCAGGGGCATGCAGCTCATGAACGTCCACTTTGGCGGTTCCCTCCATCAGGATATCCGAGGATTCTATATCGAGCAGCCGCAGGTTACCTCGATCTTTCCAAAAAAAAGGGTCGTTATTCAGGAAAACTCCAGGCTCGAAGAGCTGCTTCAAACCAACGTCTGCAACGTCAACGCCCTTCACAACCAGGCCATTGATAAACCAGGAAAGGGTGTGGAGCCTGTTGCGCACGAACTCTACACCGACATCGTACAGGCCATTGAGCACCCCGGCTATCCATTCGCAATCGGCGTACAGTGGCACCCGGAGTACCTGATTCAGATCTCGCGGCAGAGAAATATCTTCCGGGAGCTTGTAAGGTGTGCGAGGAAGGTGTGAGAGGTCAAACGTCAGATGTCAAACGTCAGACGGGAGACGGTGTCAATCCCTAGCATAGCAATTCCTACGGGGCAAATTCCAAACTCCTAACTCCAAGTACTCCTAACTCCATGCACTCCGTATTTCTTCAATCCTCCGAAGCACCGGCGGGTGGGAATAGTTCAGGAACACGTAAAACGGATGGGGCGTAAGGTTGCTCAGGTTGTCTTTTGAGAGCTTTTTGAGCACGTTCACCATCTCTTCCGGCTTTTCGATGGTGTTGGCTGCATAGCGGTCGGCTTCATATTCGTGTTTGCGACTCAGCCTCTGCATGAAAATCCCCAGGATGCTCTCCACCGGTGAATAGAGTAATCCAAAAAAGAGCAGGCCGGCATAGACGCTCATCTGTTCCATAAAGAACGCATCGAAGAGCGCAGGCACCTGCAGAAAGAGTGAGAGCAGTGCAAACATGATCCCGGTATGGAGTACCGTAATCACCATGTTTTTTACAATGTGCTTCTTCTTGTAGTGCCCAATTTCATGGGCAAGTACAGCGACGAGCTCCTCTGTTGTGTGCTTTTCGATCAGCGTATCAAACAGGGCTATGCGCTTGTTCTTTCCAAAACCTGTAAAAAAAGCATTCGATTTGGATGATCGTTTCGATCCGTCCATCACGTAAATGCCCTGCAGCGGAAAGTCTACCTTTTCAGCATACTCTTCGATTGCCTGACGCAGTTCGCCGTCTCCCAGCGGCTCAAACTTGTTGAAAAGAGGCATAATCCAGGTGGGAGCCACGTACTGCATGATCATTGAAAACGCTGTTACGGCCAGCCATGCCCATACCCAAGCCCATTGACCTCCATACACAAAAAACGCGATGATACCTGCGAGTAACGGCGCCCCGATCAGTATCGACAACATCAGACCTTTCAGCAGATCGGATACAAACGTCTTGGCATCGGTCTGATTGAATCCGTATCGCTCCTCGATCACAAATGTTGACCAGATGCTGAACGGCAGGGAAAGAAGCGACCTGCCGATAACAAGCACACCGATAAAAATCAGTCCGGTGATTACTTCACCATACCCAAAGGATCGTGCCCACTGGTCGAGCCAGTTAAACCCGCCCGCAAACCAGAATGCAATCAGCACGGCAAGGTTGAACGTACCCGCAATAAATCCAAACCTTGTATTTTCACGGGTGTATTGCTGCGACCTTGCATAAGTATCCTCATCATACACATCTTCAAACTCACCGGGAAGCTCTTTGCTCAGCGATTTCAGATTCAACGCATTTGCGACGACGCTGAGAAGAAACTCAGCCACAATCGCGGCCAGTATGATAATGGTGTAGATGTTCATGGATTTTACTTTATTCGAGTGCAAAGATAACGGAATACCGGACAACTAATATACTATCAGGAGAAAAGGAACACTTCCCTCAAATTTTCCATTTGCTAATCTGAAACATCAGCAACTTTTCACAGTCTGCTTTACCTTATGCACACTTGATCGATGCAAGTTATCAGTATACTTCTCAAAAATGAATCCATCTTCCTTTATGCGTAATTTTCTTCTGCTCCTGGTACTCTTTATTGCTTCCTGCACCGGTATGCAAACGGCCACTCAATCGGGTGATCTCAGCTCAAACCGGTGGAACTCGGCACAGGCTCCGGCGTGGTACAATCCCTCCGAATTCGATACGCTGACGGTTGTGACCTGGAACCTGGAACACTTTGTTGACGGGCATGATAACCCCTATATCAATCACCCGCGAGAGAACAATCCCGGTGAAGGTCTGGCAGAGCGCCGGCGCCTGCTTGCACAGGCACTCAGCAGACTGGATGCAGACATCGTGGTATTCCAGGAAGTGGAAAGCGCGCCGTATGTGCAGGAGATGGCTCAGACCGATTTTGAAGAACTCGGTTACAGGTTAGTAACGGCGTTTGAGAGCAACGACTGGTACATGAACGTTGTAATCATGAG is from Rhodohalobacter mucosus and encodes:
- a CDS encoding 6-bladed beta-propeller, with amino-acid sequence MKIKTSFQVLLVIAIWICTFAGCKKVQTENELVRETENEYLNSLLGGAPVQLIDLDKSNADSLHIDEQNILGMESIEDFPFPLDLYGVNGMIAIGDKVYVAAQRHNNIWVMNKSGVWIRKVGREGRGPGEFRNLRSLNKNNHSIYSMDVGNQRVFVYDYNLNFKNSLDAQFTWPENNMAVDDVYLYLPSDLSSEYLIEIRDANAPFNQKGTFVPRLIPNGMQPFAYNLYKITANHNELIAFGYTGLPYVFIFDKTLKHILTLVLKSETFNEFENPPVRPVRGSENDIYRVNLFFEGLFLMENGSLYIAQQPFLHRLNWNGEQFDVMQSWRFTYSEPDENEDSVRTIYVHDVIAETNVMYLSSRLSPYVFRIYLN
- a CDS encoding penicillin acylase family protein; the encoded protein is MPKYLSLILSSLLLIAVVWLLSMPLGPLPPAGSFFHPVQGFWANAETQPVTGLIEFPESAVSAPVEVYYDERGVPHIFAENDEDLYFAQGYVTARDRLFQMELQIRGAGGMLAEWLGPDLVEYDRNQRRLGMLYGAESAMEEIGNHPEIASAIQAYADGVNAFISSLRYETYPIEYKLLNVEPAEWRPLNTALLLKYMTQMLAARNSDVATSNTLARFGEEFVDNYLSERPDLMDPIIPPDTPWNFNPVPDIPVAPDTLYQPSFSDPIELWQPDRLNGSNNWVVDGSKTAGGYPILSNDMHLNMSMPSIWYEVQLQTPDHNAYGVSLQGTPTIIVGFNERIAWGSTNTGADVMDWYEITFRDENRSEYLHDGEWKPVESRLEIIQVNGAEAVIDTLLFTHHGPVYQTREPLPPGRTIQRDHALRWIGHDPSNELLTFYKLNRAENYEDFHEAFRTYKAPAQNMNFASVEGDIAMQTGGVFPLKWRHQGRTVGDGSDPRYDWHGFVPYDHNPRALNPDRGYLSAANQFPAAESYPYYLGDDFAPFERGRRINDLLAEMDEITVDDFREMLMDSYSYHAELALPVMLEALMESVETVENLPMAGLLDQLASWDFMNHGDEIEPSVFYIWWGHLYDAIWGSKYDLEHAMRRPDRDITADLLVQNPESVLFDDPSTDSRESLADLAHSSYREAIRELRNRYGDDPQSWQWSRVNNTTLNHIAQINGFEIPDLSTDGGRESINAIRGSHGPSWRMVVELDPEGVRGYGVYPGGQSGNPGSRAYDQFVETWRTGELYELDFMREKPVNNEGYELVIRFE
- a CDS encoding DUF4105 domain-containing protein, encoding MRKIRFRHILLTLLLVVPLVLVVTVLTKTASNDREWSPDQQILAYAEFAADADSDSVTIRNIRNSRYRSPDDYVVSHYDRTVSLGDLVSLDYMVEKLEGFPGFAHTLLSFGFADSTYIAISVEIRKELGESYHPLSGMMREYELMYVIADERDVINLRANYRGNTVYLYPIEIGRASLTNLFLSMLERANGLRENPEFYHTLTSTCTTNLARAASETTEERFWMYHPQILLPGFSDRLLLKRSLIQTGLTDIDDVREAFMINAQAESHRDSEGFSLGIRNLSN
- a CDS encoding GxxExxY protein, encoding MSDIIEKYFPLRSKTKLIIETGIEIHRKLGSGFLEIVYKDAFEYEFNSQNIPFERERKYQIRYKSTILPHKFYADFVVFDKVILEIKAKEDIAPEDMAQTINYLKCSGCKVGLILNFGKSRLDIKRVVF
- a CDS encoding carboxypeptidase-like regulatory domain-containing protein; the protein is MIYVVKDIRYILTVLFVFIVLIAISERGTAQDAEEGVTHITGLVVDEATGEPLQGVNVYLSFTTQGDATDEDGRYSFRTPLTGNFELVFSMIGFEMQKRSISIREDSGTLQFNAEMTEDPVELGEVEVRADNSEWLRNFAQFKEEFLGTTSNASDAEIENRWMIDFDRNDDGELVASAEEPVRILNHALGYELTADLDDFSWNLFEGTGQYRVTVRFEEMETESGRQARRWRRARENAFEGSLRHFLLSLYEGELSQNQFELVRMNTQRETRIYSVGRNRLISTLRSHGLDQSLAVQGVKGFVLREPVDVLIGREEYLNDTRERARLVPLRQDQVFFVMPDGTLADLSSVGIELYWATRRMADMVPFDYKP